Sequence from the Saccharopolyspora pogona genome:
TGGATCTCACAGAGATCGCGATGCACCGGTTGGTGCTGTTCCCGTCGCTCGTCGCCCTGCCGCTCGCGGCCGGTGCGTTCAGCTTCCCGGTGGTCACAGCCCCGGACTACACGGCGCCGGGGGTGTTCACCGACTTCGGGACGACGTCCTGGGGCCTGGTGGTCGCGCTGGCCGCGGTGGTCGGTGCTGCGGTGTTGGCGCCGATGTGCCGGCCCGCCCGTGCTGCGGCGCTGCTCATCGGAGCTGTGCTCGTCGTAGCGGTCCGGGTGCTGGAGTTTCCGCTGACCGCCGAACGGTTCCCCGGCGCGGCGCCGGGCCTGGGGCTGTGGTTCTGCGCGGCCTGCGCGGTCGTGTTGCTCGTCACTGCCCTCGCCGCGGCCCGCGTGCCGCGGGACCGGCACTGACGAGGGTCTTGACTGCTCAGGGCCCGTGAGTGCTTTTCGGTGCGGTCGCGCCCCAACGCGCTCACGGGCCCCGACCAGCGGAAACGTCCGTCCGGTCCGCGAGCGTGAGCCTGCACCGAATTCCCCGATCTGCCGTCTTGCCGACGCCGGAAGAGCGGTCGAGAATGCGTGGCGCACCGTCGCGATGCGCTGTTCCGTTCGTCACCACGGACGTCGAGATCGAGCCTGCGGAGCAGTCGAATCCCCGTGCTGGACGGTTCGACCAGGGCTAATGCCCAAACTCAGGTGAGGCAGTTCACCAGGTGCGCCGCCCCATGCGTCGTCGCAGGTCGATATCGTCACCGAGTCCGACACCGACGTCGCAGGAGAGTCGAGTGGACCTGTACGAATACCAGGCGAAGGAGCTCTTCGCCTCCCACGGCGTGCCGACGCTGCCCGGCGCCGTGGTAACCGAGCCGCAAGGGGCCAAGGCAGCCGCCGCAGAACTGGGCGGGCCCGTCGTGATCAAGGCCCAGGTGAAGACCGGGGGCCGCGGTAAGGCCGGCGGTGTGAAGCTGGCCGAAAACCCGGATGAGGCCGAGACCAAGGCCGAGGCGATCCTCGGTCTGGACATCAAGGGCCACATCACCCGCAAGGTGCTGGTCACCACCGCCTCCGACATCGCCGACGAGTACTACTTCTCGTTCCTCCTCGACCGCGCCAACCGCAACTTCCTCGCGATGGCCTCCGTCGAAGGCGGCATGGAGATTGAAGAGGTCGCGGCGACCAAGCCCGAGGCGCTGGCCAAGATCGCGATCGACCCGATCGAGGGCGTCGACCAGGACAAGGCGCGGGAGATCGTCACCGCTGCCAAGTTCCCGGCCGACGTCGCCGACCAGGTCGCCGACGTGATCGTCCAGCTGTGGGAGACGTTCGTCGCCGAGGACGCCACGCTGGTCGAGGTCAACCCGCTGGTCAAGGACCCGCAGGGCAAGATCATCGCGCTGGACGGCAAGGTCACCCTCGACGAGAACGCCGCGTTCCGCCAGGCCAAGCAGGCCGAGTTGGTGGACAAGGAAGCGGAGAACCCGCTCGAGGCCAAGGCCAAGGAGAAGGGCCTCAACTACGTCAAGCTGGACGGCGAGGTCGGCATCATCGGCAACGGTGCCGGGCTGGTCATGTCCACCCTCGACGTGGTCGCCTACGCCGGCGAGAAGCACAACGGTGTGAAGCCGGCGAACTTCCTGGACATTGGCGGTGGCGCCTCTGCCGAGGTCATGGCCGCGGGCCTGGACGTCATCCTCGGCGACCCGGCCGTGAAGTCGGTGTTCGTAAACGTCTTCGGCGGCATCACTGCCTGCGACGCGGTTGCCAACGGCATCGTGCAGGCGCTGAAGATTCTGGGCGACGAGGCCACCAAGCCGCTGGTCGTCCGCCTCGACGGCAACAACGTCGAAGAGGGTCGCCGCATCCTGGCCGAGGCCAACCACCCGGTCGTGACGATGGTGGACACCATGGACGGTGCGGCCGACAAGGCCGCCGAGCTGGCTGCGGGGGCATGAGGCCATGGCTATCTTCCTCAACGAGAACAGCAAGGTCATCGTTCAGGGCATCACCGGCTCTGAAGGCACCAAGCACACCGCTCGGATGCTGCGCTCCGGCACCAACATCGTCGGCGGCGTGAACGCCCGCAAGGCCGGGCAGACCGTCGAGATCGAGGGCAAGCAGCTCACGGTCTTCGGCACTGTCAAGGAGGCCCTGAAGGAGACCGGCGCCGACGTGTCGGTCGTCTTCGTGCCGCCGAAGTTCGCCAAGGACGCGGTGATCGAGGCCATCGACGCCGAGATCGGCCTGGCCGTGGTCATCACCGAGGGCATCCCGGTGCACGACTCCGCCTACTTCTGGGCGCACGCCAACGCCACCGGCAACAAGACCCGGATCATCGGGCCGAACTGCCCGGGCATCATCTCGCCCGGCAAGTCCAACGCCGGCATCATCCCGGCCAACATCACCGGCCCGGGCAAGATCGGCCTGGTGTCCAAGTCGGGCACGCTGACCTACCAGATGATGTACGAGCTGCGGGACATCGGTTTCTCCAGCGCCGTCGGCATCGGTGGCGACCCGATCATCGGCACCACCCACATCGACGCGCTGCAGGCCTTCGAGGACGACCCGGAGACCGAGGCCATCGTCATGATCGGCGAGATCGGTGGGGACGCCGAGGAGCGGGCGGCCGACTACATCAGGGCCAACATCACCAAGCCGGTGGTGGGCTACGTGGCCGGTTTCACCGCACCGGAGGGCAAGACCATGGGCCACGCGGGCGCCATCGTCTCCGGTTCGTCCGGCACCGCCGCGGCGAAGAAGGAGGCCCTGGAGGCCGCCGGGGTCAAGGTCGGCAAGACGCCGAGCGAGACCGCCAAGCTGATGCGCGAGATCGTCAAGGGCTGAGCGCCCGATCTCGGCACATCGTTTTCGGGGCCGGACGCCTTCGGGAGTCCGGCCCCGATGGCTTTCTGAAAGCTTTTGGGCGGCCGGCGGAACTTCGAGTGCCGCCCCGACGTCCGAGATCTTGCGGCGGTGCCGACACGCATGCCCGGCCGATACCGTTGGCAAGTCCCGGTTTTGCGGTCTTCCGGCACACCGAGCCCGGTTGATTCGATACCGTCAGCAAGCTCCGCCCCCGAGTGTTCAAGCGAGGAGTCCGTCCAGCCATGTCCGCGCCCTTCCCCCGACAGTCGCCGCCGACAGCCCAGGGAAGCTCCGGCGTTTCGCTCGGTCTCAACGAGATCTTGGTCCTGGTGGCGGCAGGCGCCGGTCTGATCGGATACCTGATCGGCTTCTTCGACGGGGTGGCCGGGGTGGCGATCGGCAGCCTCGTCGGTTTTTCCCTGATCGTCTCCGCGTCGCTGGCGGGCCTGCGGTTCCTGCCGAAGACGCCGGACGCGCTGTTCGCGGCCGCGCCGCTGTCCGCCTACGCGACGCTCGCGCTGCTGCAGGACCTCGTCGGTGGCGCCTCGGGCGGGATCGTCGTGGTGCTACTGCTGCTGTCGATCGCGCAGTTGGGTGCTGTGGTCGGCATCCTGCTTATCGAGGCCGGCATCGTCAACGCGCCGTCGAAGTCCGCGCAGCCGAAGCCGCCGTTCGGGCAGTCCGGCCCGTTCCAGCCGGGCAAGCGCGGTGGCCCGTCCGGTCCCGGTGGTCCCGGTGGTCCCGGTGGACCGAGCGGCCCGGGCGGACCCAGTGGTC
This genomic interval carries:
- the sucC gene encoding ADP-forming succinate--CoA ligase subunit beta; this translates as MDLYEYQAKELFASHGVPTLPGAVVTEPQGAKAAAAELGGPVVIKAQVKTGGRGKAGGVKLAENPDEAETKAEAILGLDIKGHITRKVLVTTASDIADEYYFSFLLDRANRNFLAMASVEGGMEIEEVAATKPEALAKIAIDPIEGVDQDKAREIVTAAKFPADVADQVADVIVQLWETFVAEDATLVEVNPLVKDPQGKIIALDGKVTLDENAAFRQAKQAELVDKEAENPLEAKAKEKGLNYVKLDGEVGIIGNGAGLVMSTLDVVAYAGEKHNGVKPANFLDIGGGASAEVMAAGLDVILGDPAVKSVFVNVFGGITACDAVANGIVQALKILGDEATKPLVVRLDGNNVEEGRRILAEANHPVVTMVDTMDGAADKAAELAAGA
- the sucD gene encoding succinate--CoA ligase subunit alpha, giving the protein MAIFLNENSKVIVQGITGSEGTKHTARMLRSGTNIVGGVNARKAGQTVEIEGKQLTVFGTVKEALKETGADVSVVFVPPKFAKDAVIEAIDAEIGLAVVITEGIPVHDSAYFWAHANATGNKTRIIGPNCPGIISPGKSNAGIIPANITGPGKIGLVSKSGTLTYQMMYELRDIGFSSAVGIGGDPIIGTTHIDALQAFEDDPETEAIVMIGEIGGDAEERAADYIRANITKPVVGYVAGFTAPEGKTMGHAGAIVSGSSGTAAAKKEALEAAGVKVGKTPSETAKLMREIVKG
- a CDS encoding DUF5336 domain-containing protein; protein product: MSAPFPRQSPPTAQGSSGVSLGLNEILVLVAAGAGLIGYLIGFFDGVAGVAIGSLVGFSLIVSASLAGLRFLPKTPDALFAAAPLSAYATLALLQDLVGGASGGIVVVLLLLSIAQLGAVVGILLIEAGIVNAPSKSAQPKPPFGQSGPFQPGKRGGPSGPGGPGGPGGPSGPGGPSGPGGPGAPAWNQPGQFGQPGGGWSPASGSQPQQPGGWEPASGTPNQPGQPGPSGQAAPPSSQSGQPSQSGQPGPSGQSGQPSQSGQSGQSGQSSQGPGPQGTQQMPHPGANPPSF